The candidate division WOR-3 bacterium genome includes the window GTAAATCCAACCTCTAATGCCTCTAATACACAACAACAAACACAAACAGATAAGGAAAAAATAATAAATGAGTTTAAAGTTTATATAAAAAAAGAATATAAGGATATCTTTAAGCTTCCTCAAGAAATTAATCCAATACTATTCTGATGGGAGAATATGCAACTTCTGCTCAAGCTAGAAACGATTTCCTTTTCTTATAGGAATCCTTTATTTTTGACTTCTTCTCCATCATTATTTTTACCTCCGCCAACTTCAATTTATGGTCTTCTAGCTGCATTACTTGGGAAGGGAAACAATGATATTAGGGAGAATAGAAAAATAATAAGAAAAGAAGTCCAAGAAAAAATAAAGAAATTGGAAATTTATTTTCCAGATATCAAAACAGATAGATTCGAATTTGGCATTCTTAGATGGAATGCAGACAAAAGTAAATGGAAGAAAAATTGGACAACTATTGTTACACAAAGTTATATTTTTCATTTTACATTCTTTGTGAAAATAGAATGTGAGGATTCATTCGGCAAAATACTTGAAGAAAAAATTAAAAAGAGTGAAAGTATTTTTACTCCTTATCTTGGATCTTCTGAAA containing:
- a CDS encoding CRISPR-associated protein Cas5; its protein translation is MQLLLKLETISFSYRNPLFLTSSPSLFLPPPTSIYGLLAALLGKGNNDIRENRKIIRKEVQEKIKKLEIYFPDIKTDRFEFGILRWNADKSKWKKNWTTIVTQSYIFHFTFFVKIECEDSFGKILEEKIKKSESIFTPYLGSSENLIKSISLVDEKEIDISNFYKLKEIDEVEVKKGEIITVLQLPFGYDENGVWQMKKFVITR